A window of the Streptomyces sp. Ag109_O5-10 genome harbors these coding sequences:
- a CDS encoding amidohydrolase family protein: protein MIIDIHGHLSPPEAAKRFPMPPSLTDVDGMLAARAEAGIDLTIIGSPVGAGAMARVPGVDNYAQPRDRLRGFHAWMSGLIRRFPDRLRGYVYANPFGDDDHLEGVRETLEDPAFVGLITTSSVHGELLGSPRADSFFALAAEAGVPVLVHAPAEPVGTERVDEIGFVEQIGRFGDVTMGMAMIAFAGWLDKYPELRLIGATGGGAMALLPERLQTAARPRHWAQGAPPSGRPGAAPGPSAAGGPAVDPAAALRRMYVDTSPFSSAHLSLNAEVLGPERMLFGTDSPPLAVPLEEQIRMIEKLPVDRASQQLVLGGNAEVLFDLRSRP from the coding sequence GTGATCATCGACATCCACGGGCACCTCTCCCCGCCGGAAGCGGCCAAACGCTTCCCCATGCCTCCCAGCCTGACCGACGTCGACGGCATGCTCGCCGCTCGCGCCGAGGCCGGCATCGACCTCACCATCATCGGCAGCCCCGTCGGCGCCGGAGCGATGGCACGGGTACCGGGCGTGGACAACTACGCGCAACCACGAGACCGGCTGCGCGGCTTCCACGCCTGGATGTCGGGGCTGATCCGCAGGTTCCCCGACCGGTTGCGCGGCTACGTGTACGCCAACCCGTTCGGTGACGACGATCACCTCGAAGGGGTGCGGGAGACCCTGGAGGACCCGGCCTTCGTCGGCCTGATCACCACGTCCAGTGTCCACGGGGAGCTGCTCGGCTCCCCGCGCGCCGACTCCTTCTTCGCGCTGGCCGCGGAGGCGGGCGTACCCGTCCTGGTACACGCCCCGGCCGAACCGGTCGGCACGGAACGGGTGGACGAGATCGGCTTCGTCGAGCAGATCGGCCGGTTCGGCGACGTCACCATGGGCATGGCCATGATCGCCTTCGCGGGGTGGCTGGACAAGTACCCGGAGCTGCGGCTGATCGGCGCGACCGGCGGCGGCGCGATGGCGCTGCTGCCGGAGCGCCTGCAGACGGCGGCGCGCCCCCGGCACTGGGCCCAGGGCGCGCCGCCCTCCGGCCGGCCCGGGGCGGCCCCGGGCCCGTCGGCGGCCGGGGGGCCGGCGGTCGACCCGGCCGCGGCCCTGCGGCGCATGTACGTGGACACGAGCCCGTTCAGTTCGGCGCATCTGAGCCTGAACGCGGAGGTGCTGGGGCCCGAGCGGATGCTGTTCGGCACCGACTCACCGCCGCTGGCCGTGCCGCTGGAGGAGCAGATCCGCATGATCGAGAAGCTGCCGGTCGACAGGGCGTCGCAGCAGCTCGTCCTCGGTGGCAACGCCGAGGTTCTCTTCGACCTCAGGAGTCGTCCGTGA
- a CDS encoding cytochrome P450 → MTTTQEAVAAAERCTPEFRRDPHTVYARLRDAAPVCPMRPPHGNETYLITRYEDARAALSDPRLSKDMYGAMDAYRRIFGDSSVALDDNMLNSDAPKHTRLRRLVSSAFTARRVEALRPKIQDVVRGLLDECPVREPFDLLPAFAFPLPIIVICDLLGVPPQERARMQNLSSAVAQSGFYEEAKRAQQKAEEDLHAYFSDLIAAKRRRPGDDLLSALTAVRDDDGGLTGNELVSTAFLLMFAGHKTTAYQIGNAVHHLLSHPGQLRAVRENGELMRAAVEELVRYDGSVETATFRYATEDVEYGGTRIPKGALVQIAISSANRDPLKFDAPDELNVTRPGNAQDAHLGFGHGSHYCLGAPLARLVTQLALTALSDRFPRMALADPRAQARWLEVPFPAFRGLAELPVVLDPAG, encoded by the coding sequence GTGACCACCACGCAAGAGGCCGTCGCCGCGGCCGAACGCTGCACCCCTGAGTTCCGGCGGGACCCCCACACGGTCTACGCACGCCTCCGCGACGCGGCCCCGGTCTGCCCCATGAGACCGCCGCACGGCAACGAGACCTACCTGATCACCCGGTACGAGGACGCGCGGGCCGCCCTGTCGGATCCGCGGTTGAGCAAGGACATGTACGGGGCCATGGACGCCTACCGGAGGATCTTCGGTGACTCGTCCGTCGCACTGGACGACAACATGCTCAACTCCGACGCGCCCAAGCACACGCGGCTGCGCCGACTGGTCAGTTCCGCGTTCACCGCACGGCGGGTGGAGGCTCTGCGGCCGAAGATCCAGGACGTCGTCCGGGGCCTGCTCGACGAGTGCCCGGTCCGGGAGCCGTTCGACCTGTTGCCGGCCTTCGCGTTCCCGCTGCCGATCATCGTGATCTGCGATCTGCTCGGTGTACCGCCCCAGGAGCGGGCGCGGATGCAGAACCTGTCCTCCGCGGTGGCCCAGAGCGGCTTCTACGAGGAGGCCAAGCGGGCCCAGCAGAAGGCGGAGGAGGACCTGCACGCGTACTTCTCCGATCTCATCGCCGCCAAGCGGAGGCGTCCGGGTGACGATCTCCTGAGCGCGCTCACCGCGGTCCGGGACGACGACGGCGGCCTGACCGGGAACGAGCTGGTCTCCACGGCGTTCCTGCTGATGTTCGCGGGTCACAAGACCACCGCGTACCAGATCGGCAACGCCGTGCACCACCTCCTGTCCCATCCCGGACAACTGCGCGCGGTGCGGGAGAACGGGGAGCTGATGCGTGCCGCGGTCGAGGAACTGGTGCGCTACGACGGCTCCGTGGAGACCGCGACGTTCCGTTACGCGACCGAGGACGTGGAGTACGGCGGGACCCGGATCCCCAAGGGCGCCCTGGTCCAGATCGCGATCAGTTCGGCCAACCGCGATCCGCTGAAGTTCGACGCCCCGGACGAACTGAACGTGACGCGCCCGGGCAACGCGCAGGACGCGCATCTGGGGTTCGGGCACGGCAGCCACTACTGCCTGGGAGCCCCGCTGGCCCGGCTGGTGACGCAACTGGCGCTCACCGCCCTGTCCGACCGGTTCCCGAGGATGGCCCTGGCCGACCCTCGCGCCCAAGCACGCTGGCTGGAGGTCCCCTTCCCGGCCTTCCGCGGCCTCGCGGAGCTCCCGGTCGTGCTCGATCCCGCCGGCTGA
- a CDS encoding thioester reductase domain-containing protein, with the protein MTEESGQRATAEAIERGGGGLGVDDLLARVMQAATGADSGAAPAPLRDVDGVAAAIAAAAGRHLPAGHLAPDADFFDAGGTSVHAVELVAELEGELGIEFDLDEVFADARPVSLARRWLRATGAEASSDATPRAVHAGTPAPTAQGTPPAPVAGARPAAGAGAVAAPAPGTLPLPAAGARPALAPRTLPTPTPRTSPAPRPRAGSGDERYSRARPEDLEQILADLSLADRLPFADVPEPLPPRRILLTGATGFLGSHMLLDLLRHSDAHVHCLVRAADEETAVARLGEALKSHRLPWSSEVRRRVTVLPGDIRRPRLGLSDELWHTLAHALDSVVSVAAAVDFLRGYQSLRASNVLGALTLAELAATGRPKPLHHISSIAVFNEVGITSMGEDDPLAHVDRLVSGYDQSKWAAEVALRRARDHGLVVTALRPGGIGGHTKTGACNPQDLSSGLVSAFGRFRTVPAFRYLNAAPVDWVSRVAVAAICEPDAWGYDYNLTGVPNTLDDVVRDMALGGMHVRVQDWDEWRTDALARLEAEPVPELAFLSRVLQSPTALKLCEATLKGPAAGGARTAALVAALGLPPATRYDAQAQLSTFERLAQDGLARLPHKDDQPYLWFSETTEGSVGPVGAPADTPCSMALTLSIAGMYQLVKERRVDVTGEVVCTAVHPEPLTVERGDVWIRPEEGIPQQHGLRHQLLRYRLRLRDADGGHWWLEGHKYARARRDLWRQTRALTVRIGREGEAASLAGEVVVPADSYVRDQIDGIKVDPRLTSQEKRAAKLTWLAWFGLEMGRGLLGPFARAAADLLDLRRTPTLTERHR; encoded by the coding sequence ATGACCGAGGAATCCGGGCAGCGGGCCACCGCCGAGGCGATCGAGCGCGGTGGTGGCGGGCTCGGCGTGGACGACCTGCTGGCCAGGGTGATGCAGGCCGCCACCGGTGCGGACTCCGGTGCCGCCCCCGCCCCGCTCCGGGACGTGGACGGCGTGGCCGCGGCCATCGCCGCCGCGGCGGGCCGCCATCTGCCCGCGGGACACCTGGCGCCCGACGCCGACTTCTTCGACGCGGGGGGCACGTCCGTGCACGCCGTGGAACTCGTCGCGGAGCTGGAGGGCGAGCTGGGCATCGAGTTCGACCTGGACGAGGTGTTCGCCGACGCCCGTCCGGTCAGTCTCGCCCGGCGCTGGCTGCGGGCGACCGGGGCCGAAGCGTCGAGCGACGCCACCCCGCGGGCCGTGCACGCGGGCACCCCGGCGCCCACCGCCCAGGGCACGCCGCCGGCTCCGGTCGCCGGTGCGCGGCCGGCTGCCGGCGCAGGTGCTGTCGCGGCTCCGGCACCTGGCACGCTGCCGCTCCCGGCAGCGGGCGCCCGTCCGGCTCTCGCCCCGCGCACCCTTCCGACGCCGACTCCGCGCACCTCACCGGCGCCTCGCCCCCGTGCCGGCAGTGGCGACGAACGGTACAGCAGGGCGCGCCCCGAGGACCTTGAGCAGATCCTCGCCGATCTGAGCCTCGCCGACCGACTGCCGTTCGCCGACGTGCCCGAGCCGCTGCCGCCCCGCCGGATCCTGCTGACCGGCGCCACCGGCTTTCTCGGCAGTCACATGCTGCTCGACCTGCTCCGGCACAGTGACGCGCACGTCCATTGCCTGGTCCGTGCGGCCGACGAGGAGACGGCCGTCGCCCGGCTCGGCGAGGCGCTGAAGAGTCACCGACTGCCCTGGTCGTCGGAGGTGCGGCGCCGGGTGACCGTGCTGCCCGGCGACATCCGGCGGCCGCGGCTCGGCCTGTCCGACGAACTGTGGCACACGCTCGCCCACGCACTGGACAGCGTCGTGAGTGTGGCCGCGGCCGTGGACTTCCTGCGCGGCTACCAGTCGCTGCGGGCGAGCAACGTCCTCGGCGCGCTCACCCTCGCCGAACTCGCGGCCACCGGGCGGCCCAAGCCGCTGCACCACATCTCCTCGATCGCCGTCTTCAACGAGGTCGGCATCACCTCCATGGGCGAGGACGACCCACTCGCCCACGTCGACCGGCTCGTCTCGGGCTACGACCAGTCGAAGTGGGCCGCCGAGGTCGCCCTGCGCCGTGCCCGCGACCACGGCCTGGTCGTCACCGCGCTGCGCCCCGGCGGCATCGGCGGCCACACGAAGACCGGCGCCTGCAACCCGCAGGACCTCAGCAGCGGCCTCGTCTCGGCCTTCGGCCGCTTCCGCACCGTACCCGCCTTCCGCTACCTGAACGCGGCCCCGGTGGACTGGGTGAGCCGGGTCGCCGTCGCCGCGATCTGCGAGCCCGACGCCTGGGGCTACGACTACAACCTCACCGGTGTGCCGAACACCCTCGACGACGTCGTCCGTGACATGGCGCTCGGAGGTATGCACGTGCGCGTCCAGGACTGGGACGAGTGGCGCACCGACGCTCTGGCCCGCCTGGAGGCCGAGCCGGTCCCCGAACTCGCCTTCCTTTCCAGGGTGTTGCAGAGCCCTACCGCTCTCAAGCTGTGTGAGGCGACCCTGAAGGGCCCGGCGGCCGGAGGCGCACGCACCGCCGCGCTGGTCGCGGCGCTGGGGCTGCCGCCCGCAACCCGCTACGACGCGCAGGCCCAGCTCAGCACCTTCGAGCGGCTCGCCCAGGACGGCCTCGCCAGGCTGCCGCACAAGGACGACCAGCCCTACTTGTGGTTCTCGGAGACGACGGAGGGCAGCGTGGGACCGGTCGGCGCCCCCGCCGACACCCCCTGCTCCATGGCGCTCACCCTCTCCATCGCCGGCATGTACCAGCTGGTGAAGGAGCGCCGGGTGGACGTGACCGGCGAGGTCGTCTGCACCGCCGTACATCCCGAGCCGCTGACCGTCGAGCGCGGCGACGTCTGGATCCGCCCCGAGGAGGGGATCCCGCAGCAGCACGGACTCAGGCACCAACTCCTGCGCTACCGGCTGCGGTTGCGCGACGCCGACGGCGGCCACTGGTGGCTGGAGGGGCACAAGTACGCCCGGGCCCGCCGCGACCTGTGGCGGCAGACCCGCGCGCTGACCGTGCGGATCGGCCGCGAGGGCGAGGCGGCGAGCCTGGCGGGCGAGGTCGTCGTGCCCGCGGACTCCTACGTCCGCGACCAGATCGACGGAATCAAGGTCGACCCGCGTCTGACCAGTCAGGAGAAGCGGGCGGCCAAGCTGACCTGGCTCGCCTGGTTCGGCCTGGAGATGGGCCGCGGCCTGCTCGGCCCCTTCGCCCGCGCCGCCGCGGACCTGCTCGACCTGCGCCGCACCCCGACCCTCACGGAGCGCCACCGATGA
- a CDS encoding alpha/beta hydrolase, whose protein sequence is MIFRTTTSRAGGSALPRVRTTAALRPLHHRLDPARVEEIPFRAGDGVRLGLTRVHTGAADRPAVLLLHGHTASADMFLLPETRNLVDVLLDDGYEPWLLDWRGSCRLPYNETGQRYTYDDVALYDIPAAVHHVRERVGDRPVFVVAHCIGSLTLSLSMAAGLVPGLAGVVSQGVFLTPKLAGRTSLRMSLAGELLKTRIDHVPVDFRKVGLWSKYTPLFALASRKASCPDPTCQILHNSAWGTGASLFVHENLSEATHDRLADLLGPAPLWILPHLRRIELARSVVRWHETDHRYRQLPPNALDAAGRIDTPVLLLAGSDNGLWLDSQRLCHDVLAERQPQLDVSYTEIPGYGHLDTFLGRGAALDVFGHILDFLGGRR, encoded by the coding sequence ATGATCTTCAGGACGACCACCTCCCGCGCCGGCGGGTCGGCGCTGCCCCGGGTCAGGACCACCGCGGCCCTGCGCCCGCTGCACCACCGCCTCGACCCGGCCCGCGTCGAGGAGATCCCCTTCCGGGCGGGCGACGGCGTCCGGCTCGGCCTGACCCGCGTACACACCGGCGCCGCGGACCGCCCCGCCGTGCTGCTCCTGCACGGACACACCGCGTCCGCCGACATGTTCCTGCTGCCGGAGACCCGCAATCTGGTCGACGTTCTCCTCGACGACGGCTACGAGCCCTGGCTGCTGGACTGGCGGGGCAGCTGCCGGCTGCCGTACAACGAGACCGGCCAGAGGTACACGTACGACGACGTGGCCCTGTACGACATCCCCGCGGCCGTCCACCACGTCCGCGAGCGCGTGGGCGACCGTCCGGTGTTCGTGGTCGCCCACTGCATCGGCTCGCTCACGCTGTCCCTGAGCATGGCGGCGGGCCTGGTGCCGGGCCTCGCCGGCGTGGTGTCCCAGGGTGTGTTCCTGACGCCGAAACTGGCCGGCCGGACATCGCTGCGGATGTCACTGGCGGGGGAGCTGCTGAAGACGCGGATCGACCACGTCCCGGTCGACTTCCGCAAGGTGGGCCTGTGGTCGAAGTACACCCCGTTGTTCGCGCTGGCCTCACGGAAGGCGAGCTGCCCGGACCCGACCTGCCAGATCCTGCACAATTCCGCCTGGGGCACGGGCGCCTCGCTCTTCGTGCACGAGAACCTGTCCGAGGCCACCCACGACCGCCTCGCCGACCTCCTCGGCCCCGCGCCGCTGTGGATCCTGCCCCACCTGCGCCGCATCGAGCTGGCCCGCAGCGTGGTCCGCTGGCACGAAACCGACCACCGCTACCGTCAGCTGCCGCCCAATGCGCTGGACGCGGCCGGCCGGATCGACACCCCCGTGCTGCTGCTCGCCGGCAGCGACAACGGGCTGTGGCTGGACTCCCAGCGGCTTTGCCACGACGTACTCGCCGAGCGCCAGCCCCAGTTGGACGTGTCCTACACCGAGATCCCCGGTTACGGCCACCTGGACACGTTCCTCGGCCGGGGCGCCGCCCTGGACGTCTTCGGTCACATCCTCGATTTTCTCGGCGGACGGCGGTGA